A single region of the Lycium barbarum isolate Lr01 chromosome 2, ASM1917538v2, whole genome shotgun sequence genome encodes:
- the LOC132629038 gene encoding uncharacterized protein LOC132629038, with protein MIYWDRPEGETWKLNTYGSTMEGSRSSGIGGIVRKGNGRIVMAFAKHIQFSTNNSCELQAALYGLQWYNEQQQQLHLILEMDSLVIVNMLKGQTKPPWRLRKTIEAAQRIVHHRQIEVKHCFRKANAIANSRAKKGCYGHY; from the coding sequence ATGATATATTGGGACAGACCTGAAGGAGAAACATGGAAGCTCAACACTTATGGGAGCACAATGGAAGGAAGTAGATCTTCTGGCATTGGGGGAATTGTTAGAAAGGGAAATGGAAGAATCGTCATGGCTTTTGCTAAGCATATCCAGTTCTCCACTAACAACTCTTGTGAGCTTCAAGCAGCACTATATGGACTCCAATGGTACAATGAACAACAGCAGCAGCTTCATTTGATACTGGAAATGGATTCACTAGTAATAGTAAATATGCTCAAGGGACAGACAAAACCACCTTGGAGACTCAGGAAGACGATAGAAGCAGCCCAACGGATCGTTCATCATAGGCAAATTGAAGTCAAACACTGCTTTAGAAAAGCAAATGCTATAGCAAATTCTAGGGCAAAAAAAGGCTGCTACGGACACTATTGA